A window of Eucalyptus grandis isolate ANBG69807.140 chromosome 4, ASM1654582v1, whole genome shotgun sequence genomic DNA:
CATACATGTACTATATCTAAAGTTCAGAGGGGATATTATTAACTACTAGAATTCTTGTGCACTGCACGTGGGTTGCATAATGTTTTTGGTCTATCGAATTATTACTTGAAAGTCTCACTATGAAACATAGCTtgaaagaaatagatttgaaacacaAAGCTTACCATAAAGTGCTACAAGGGTTTTTATGTTTCCTCCTACTACTAGAATAATTAGCCATCCTGCATTTACCATTCTTATATGCAGAGTAATCTCATGTAATCTATGACATTATTAATGTGGTTATCATGGAAAACTAATTTATATTTCCTATGTCCACGACATAATAGGATCATGGTCTTAGCACGATTGAATACTAGGGGTGGGCCATTTCAAGTTTTGTTCAAGTTCTTAGTGGAACATGTTCATCGAAATGGGTTCCCTAATTTTTGGAATCTAAAATCTATCATATATGCCTAGGAACCTGGACTTATCCTATCACAAGTTCCAAGGTCAGTTCCAGTGTCTATCTAGGTTTTACCTATACTCTTAATTGAATAATTGTAGTGAATCATTACTTCTAATAATGACAATTTACAACAATCCACTGATCACAATTTATCCATTATCTATCCAGATTCTACTGGTACTcttaattgaacaatttttgtgaattatCACCTTTAATAGTTATCATTTACTACAATTCACTAATCACAACTCATATATAGAcacacaaaaattatgaaatcttAATCATAAATATTGTCGGAAATGGAAGTTTAGACTAGTGGTTTCATATTACACATTCATAAATGGACTTCATGGAATGCCGTAGGATTACACAAATacatagaataaaaaaaaaatacaaaaaattgttccaggtTTTCGATCTGGAATAGGTACcataatttttggaacctaaaacctaccttACATATCCTAGAATCTGGACCAGTTCGGTTTTTAGATTCTTGATTCTACCTTAAAACTATGCTTACCCCTATTGAATACTATAGCAATATGGCATGACATCTAGAAGTGGGAGAAGTATTCGAGAACTTGGTGTTGTGATGGTAAATCAACTGGGTGCCCTACATAACCAAATTATAGTATTAACTTTGAGTTCAAAAGTGGTGTAAAGGAtactttttattctttataaACTATTACGATGATTGCATTGTCGATATTAACTTCAACAAGTTACTTGAATGATAATTAAGTTTTCTACATAATTTCCTCTCGCACGACATAAGATTAAAGAGATCATGATGTTATTATTAGTATCATGTTAACTGATTTACCCAGACTGAAAGTACTTGTTCAATATTTTTCTTACACGTAATGTTGGTTATGAATCTTTAGTTTATGTTACAGTTTTTAACttcattaaacaaatattgtaATATACTAAGATTAAGGGGAAAGATGTCAAAGATATGTTTAAAGAAGAAAGTTAGCAATAATTGATTAGCCCCATATTCGCCATATATGTTGCCATTATCATTGTAGTTGCCTGGACCACAATCACTGCCACACTGTCCACATAACAATAAACAAATCCTCGAAGACTATGATTATTGATTTGATTATCGCAAATTGCATTTATACAAATACTATGCCAATTAAAGAAGTTCTTAGTAAAACTCAAGAATCACTCGGTCgttgattattttcaatagCAAGAGgctaaaaattttgttcttatGAGACAAGCCGATCAtagttttatatttttgcagTATGCTTATCTAATCTAGGTCGGCATGTTTAGAGCAACTATCAACCTCTTTAGTGTTCCAAGAACATTTTGTTTGCTTCCTCCCATATCACAACCCGTTATCCTCGATTTAACCGAAATCAAAATTAGCATCGAAAGTATAATATAACCAGAAAGGTCTGGTTAGAGTACTGATGTACAGGTTCTCTTCTTTGACCTAAATTgaacttttgaagaaattcaCGAAGGCCTagtatcaacaaaataaatggtAATTAGCAAAGCAAATCTAAAGCTTTCTTTCAGCAGCTGATTGGCGATGATGCTAATTGATTCAGCTACATTAAACCTAATCACTAGTCAGGCTTAAACATATGAAATATATGTGTCTACTCAATGTCGTTGTAGTGACACCTACGACCGGTTTAATTCATCCATGGCGATTAATAGCTCTTGCAACCCTTCATATTGATCATGTAAATCGATTGTGTCAAAAAATGTGAAGTTAAAGGTGTCTGGGTTGAAAATCACTTTGAGGGAGAATTATTTGTGAGGGAGCATCTTCTGCAGATCATTAAGGAATCAAATTCAGTCCTCCTGAGATAAGCACTAATTATCCTTTCACCAATTTGTAATTTCTAATGTTGGAAGCGAACATTTTATGTACAATCAGCCATATAGTGAGCAACTCAGCAGCAATCGAAGAAGTGGAGAATAAAGACTTTTGAGTACACTATAGAAATGTTAACAATATTTAAGTGCACTTCCCGTGGAAAATGTATGTAGAACCCTAAATAAATTAATGAACCTAATGACCTCATTCACAAAAGGCCGGAGAAGGTGGGTCTTGAATAGGATATGATGCAAAAGGTTGGAATAGCTGCCTTTCGGACAATTTGGTGCACTTATTAAACTAATGTGATTGTCTAAAGGTAAAGAAAGCAGTTAAGACTGAtctctttcatttatttcttttcttaaagAATGAGGTACAAGCCCTTTTCTTTGAACTACTGAAGCTGGAGGAGTTTGCGTAGGCTTTAAAAGGTTACTAATTGCAAAATATAGGTGAAATTGCTGGTGAAGCtgggtttttgatttttttgaaggaagaaaaaggaagtgaaGGATGGATAAAACCAATCACAAGTGCACCAAATAGACGGTTTGATAGAGCGACTTcagaaataattaatttactCCGGATCATTCATTTTGTCCCGAAGTTCTGCTACAAACACCACCAAAGAAGGCAAAAGAGACTGAACCAATAACCTAGAGAGACTAAAAAATATTACTTATGTTCACttcaaaagccaaaaatttAAGGAAGATAGAACGCGAACCGTGCTGTGCTTTGTGCGCTTATACCCACGAGACATCTGTCCAAATAACTCAATACGCACACAACGCTGTCTATGGATTTTCCATTAAAGAAGATCAATGAAGGAGACAATAAGTTGTTTTTTAACGAGGGAAAGCTAGGGGTCGTATGTTTTAGGTGAATTCCTAAGAAATGATATTCTAATTCAAAACaagtcatataaaaaaaaaaacaaattccgAGTTTCAGAAATCATCCTTCAGCAATGATTTGAAACCAAGATTTGTACAACTATCTACTCCGAAGATAACCCGAAGAAAATCATACCATGTTTCTATGCTTCCTGACCATGTTTCAGCCTGGTTTTGAAGCTacgagaagaagatgaacgggCATGCTAATTAAACTCCGAGCTGTCTCTTTTCCAAGAGATCACATGAATGTACAAATAATTCCaagaataatgtaaaaattACATAGAGAACTACGTGATGTGAACTCTTGCACTTTCCTAAGTTGCAATTACCTATTTTTTTGGGATAGGTGACTGGAATATATAATCACCTTCTAGTCATCATCTAGCATTGCCAAAAGGATTGATGAGCTGACCAAGAAGGCATTTTCAGATGGAGAACAAGATTACCATAGCTGAAGCTCGAAAAACCAAATTCCGAGTAAATCACTGAGACTGTAAAAAATGACGGTTACTACCAGATGCTAGCAGTTCTTATCTCCTTTGAGCGAACCCGCTGCCTCTAGATCATGTTTTTCAGTGCTGTATTTATTATGTTGCTGAAATCAATGCACAGCCAAAGCAATGACATGTCCCGAAAATTCAATAAGAGTTAAACTAGATTCGGACAGTAATTTTGTTAATACTTAAAAGTGCATTCGATACATAAGCGGGAGATTCACCTGACCAGACGTTTATTATTTAGTAATAGAAATCGAAGGTTGACATTTTAATGCAACTAAAATGTCTCCAAATACAATCAACAAAGCTGCTAAAACACATAATTAGTAGAGTTGAATTAATTCTCAAACCATTTCTCGTGAAGGAGTTTGCACTTCGACATAGTGATCGAGAAAAAAAGGCTATTTTCAGAACCCAAAGAGGAACCAAATTCAAGGAGTTACAGACAAAAGAGAAGCTAAAAAAGATCAACAGAATCAGAACGTCAAACCATGATGATGGCACTAACAAATCTATGAACTTTTTCTGACCTTGGATATTAGCGTAGCTCTTTACCAATCGATGATCACACTGCAGCTTTCAAATCGAcacatcttttctttcttccgtTTTTCCTCAAAATGGAGGACGAGGGCCTGAATTTCCACCCCACCCATCAACTGGGAGCTGAACAGcgttgctgttgttgttggtCATGTTACCGAGTGGCAAATTGAAGAACGGAAGGCCTGAAGAGGGATCCGGAAACGGGCTGTGGCCACCACTCGCGGCTGCTGCCGCCGCCTGCATCTGGAtctgttcttcctcttctagcGGCAGTCTCTCGTATGCAACGTTGGTAAAGGACGCCGCAATCACAATGACCGGTCCGGAGGCGATGAGCTCGCCGACCACGCTCCCTCCCACGACTTGGCCTTGGCCCCCCGCCAGAAATATTGTCAAGCTTGTGGCGCCCGGTGGAGCTGGTGGGGGCAAGAAGGAGCCAGACAGTGACAGAATCTCGAACCGACCGTGGAGCGTCACGACGGATCCGGCCGCGGCCGGCTGCCGCAGGCTCACGTTGGTGACCGTCCCAGTCCCGCTCAACACACAGATTccccgctgccgccgccgtGCATAGGTAGCGATGCAGTCGAAGACATCGCACCCGTTCCCAACCTCAAGAATGTGGGCCCTGAGGCTGTTGGCGCTCTCCCGGGTTATGATCACGGGCGGCTTCGGCTTGTTCTTGGATCCAGGGGGCCGGCCACGGGGCCGCCGGGCCACGATGTCGCCGGTGCCATGGCCGGTGTTGACAGCGCCAAGCTCTAGGGTTTGGTGCGCCCCTTCGTCATGATGGTCGCTGCCGGAGAATTGATGGTTGTGGTTGTTGCTGATCGCTTCGTGGTCATCTGATTCAGATTGTTGGCTATGGAGGTGTAAATCGGGTCTCTGAAGCTGGTGGATGTTGAACCGAGAAGCAGTGCCTAAATCCAAACCGGCCATGCCCACATCAACAGggaaaaacaacagaaaacaAGGAGCaagaaaaactatttaaaacttttattataagaaaaatttccttaaaaaatcaCTTCTGGGTATTTTATTGTGAGATAAGTGGGATATAATTACATAAagtaaagagaaaaggaaagtgactgaggagagaaaaaaaggactGATTTGAGTACTGCAACACAGATGGAGTATATATAAAACGAGAACAGATATGAAACAACTCTGTCAAAAGCAAGAAGAGGATAGGGAGGAGAAttgagatgaagaagaagatggagtgcagatgaaggaaaaaggaaaggaagaggtGAGGGAgacgatggagagagagagagaaagagaggggaggagagagagagagagagagagagagagagagagagagagaggcgaggaGAGGATAGAGAGAGGTTCCTCAAGAAAGAGCCATTTCTCATACAGCCCAAAAGTTGAGGTATACACAATAAAAAAACTT
This region includes:
- the LOC104442013 gene encoding AT-hook motif nuclear-localized protein 23, with protein sequence MAGLDLGTASRFNIHQLQRPDLHLHSQQSESDDHEAISNNHNHQFSGSDHHDEGAHQTLELGAVNTGHGTGDIVARRPRGRPPGSKNKPKPPVIITRESANSLRAHILEVGNGCDVFDCIATYARRRQRGICVLSGTGTVTNVSLRQPAAAGSVVTLHGRFEILSLSGSFLPPPAPPGATSLTIFLAGGQGQVVGGSVVGELIASGPVIVIAASFTNVAYERLPLEEEEQIQMQAAAAAASGGHSPFPDPSSGLPFFNLPLGNMTNNNSNAVQLPVDGWGGNSGPRPPF